taaataaataaaatctttaaaaatcattatataaATAAGCCAACGGTCCTTTtgtaaagtaaatttaaaaaaaagattttatttattcatttgacagagagagagagacagacagacagaacacaagcagggggagaggcagagggagaagcacacaccccgctgagctgggagcctgacatgggccttgatcccaggacctggagatcatgactcaagctgaaggcagacacttaaccatctgagccacacaggcgcccctgtaatgtAAATTATAACCGGAGAATTCTATACCCTGGAGATGTACAGAGAGTTTTACTTTCCTAAGGTTCATTTaggcaatctctacacccagcttggggcttgaactcccaccccccccccccaggtcaagagtcacatgctctaccagttGAGCCAGCGAGGCACCCCTCAAGGTTCATTTAGGATTTGAGAAGTGGTAGGGGTGTGGTGCGGTGAGAGACTACACCAATAACTAATGTTGACTGAGCCCTCACTCTGCCAGGTTTTGtgttaatttctttattaattttttttcttattgaagtacagttgatgtacaatgttatattagtttgagGTGTAACAACGTAGCTaatcagcaattctgtacattacacaGTGTTCaccactgtaagtgtagttactGTCACCATATGACATTATTATAATGTGTTAACCTCTTATATGAATTACTTCATCTAGCCTCACAGCAACTTCAAGTGAGTgagcattattcccattttacagatggggagactgatctgttcattcatttattcatcaaatcTAAATGAAGGGCCTACTGTATACCAGAGAATTTTTCTAGAAGCTGTGAATACAGCCATGAACAATACTGACCAAATCTGTCCTTGCTTGGAACCTAATGGAGACAGGTAAATACACTTCCAATATTTCAGGTggtaagtgctatggagaaaacTTAAGCAGGACAATGGAGTTAGGGAGAATGGGGAGAAGGCTCTATGAGAGAGTGTGTAACTGAGTAAAAGAGCTGAGGGAAGTCAGGAAGCAAGTTTCCTGGCAAACTGGAGAAATGCTCAAGTTAGAAGGAAAAGCAAgcgcaaaggccctgaggtggagtATTCTTGGGGTGTTCAAAGAAAAACGAGCTAGAGGAGAATGGTGGGGAATGGTCTGGTATGCTGGTGCTAAGAGGCAGGTGTGCACATCGCGGAGGACTTTAGCTTTCGTATGGAATTTGGATTTGGATGAGGGTAATGGGAGCCCTTGGAGAGTGTGTGATCTGacttaggtttttaaaaagtcattctggggcgcctgggtggctcagtggtttaggctgctgccttcggctcaggtcacgatctcagggtcctgggatcaagtcccatatcgggctctctgctcagcagggagcctgcttccctctctctctctctgcctgcctctctctccatctacttgtcatctctctctgtcaaataaataaataaaatcttaaaaaaaaaaaaaaagtcattctggcTACCATGTGGGAAAAACAGGGGTGGTAGAGGGAGGTCAAGGGTGAAAGCAGCAAGGTAAGGACACTATTGCAAGTATTTCGGATGTTAGGTAACTAGTCTCAGGTCACTCAGCTCCACAGAGGGCTGAGCCAGAATTTACTCCCGCCCAGGGTATCAGAACCTGGCTTCAATTAATAGCTAAAACTCCTTGTTGTTTCCAGTATCAAAATACATTGAGTATTTTCTGTATGTCAGACACTGTGCAAGCCCTTGCCCCATTATCTTATCTGATCCTggcaatcactttttttttttttaaaggaggctccatgcccactgtggagcccaatgctggccttgaactcaccatcctgatatcatgacctaaactgagatcaagagtcccatgctgaaccaactgagccacccaggtgcccctccccaataactttttttttttttttttttaagattttatttattttatttgacagagagagagatcacaagtaggcagagaggcaggcagagacagagggggaagcaggctccctgctgagcagagggcccgatgtggggctcgatcccaggacaccgagatcatggcctgagccgaaggcagcggcttaatccacagagccacccaggcgccccccccccaataaCTTTTAAGgcatattatcattattattaaccCTTCTCCCTCCGTTTACATGTAGGGAAGGTTCAGAGAAGGTAAGAGACTTAACCAAAATTGGTTCTTATCTGGGTGCATTATTATAGTTAAAAACTACTGGTTCAAGAATCCTGAGtgtttattttgaaacatttgcAGCTTCTTCCAAACTGtatcccagaaggagaaagaatccttTTGGAACCCCAGTAAATGATTTATAAGAGTTATGGAGATCCTGGGcagctgggtgcctcagtcggttgggtgtctgccttcagctcaggtcatgatccctgagtccttgCACTAAGCCTCAgggatccctgcttggtggggaacctgcttctccctctgccctcacctgcGCTCCCGcccccgctctctctcaaataaataatcttctttttaaagatttgttttttaatttattaatttgacagagatcagaagtaggcagagaggcaggcagggagagagaggaggaagcaggctctccacggagcagagagcccgattgggggttcgattccaggaccccgagatcatgacctgagccgaaggcagaggctttaacccactgagccacccaggtgcccctcaaataatcttaaaaataaaaaaaaaggagagtcatAAAGGAAgcacagaattaaaaatatattttttccttctttgaagaaataatctatacacagatttgaaaaaaaccaaaattgtGTGCGGAGAAAAGCAAGTGTCAGTTTCTAAAACACCCCCTGCAGAGGCAGTTATCGATTTGTGCGGGTCCTTTCAGACCCGCAACTATAAAAacccaaatataaaaatttattctaaatGGTAAGCGCTTGTTACAACCGAAGTTAGCAAATATCTGGGcccttttcagtttcatttttacagATTTAGTGCCAGAAGGAAGTtaacctctccttctcccttggtCTCTCCGGGAGCGGTTGATTCTATCGACTCTCCACGTCTCACGCCTTAAGAGGCTCCGCCCCTTCATCCGCCTTCATCCACCAGGCGAAGTATTTTTTTTGGCTCGCCTTTTAAAGTCTCGCGATAGGCTACCCGCTTCCCATAACTCCGTGCGCTCGCCCCTCCCGTCCTCTTTCCGCCATCTTTCTTTGCCGGTGAGTGTCTCTCTCTGAGGGACCCAACATCATCCGTTGGCTATCTGGGCCATCCTGCGGTCTGAGCCTCCATTTCGGAGCTCTCTGATGATGCCAGGGTCCTTTTGGGCCGAGGATTCTGCTCTTTCGGGGGTTTGGGCAGGCGTAGGGGAGAGTCATGCCCGTCCGCCCCACGCTCTGCACTTTGGGGAGGCCGTTCTGTGAGGCGCAGGCCGCAGCACTGGCGGGAACCAGAACGCTGTCGACCATTCGGAGAGGCGGTAGCCCCAACTGGGCGGCTGCAGGACCTCTTCTCAGTGGTTGAGGCGGCACCTTGCCTCCGGGCGGCGGGAAGCATCGGGGCTGGGGGCCCCGATGGTCTGTGCAGCTTCCCATTACTGCTGCCGTTCTGTGAGCTTGCTTAGGATGCCGAGGCCACTTAGCCGGGAAGACTGCATTCTGCCTGGGATGGCAGCTTGCTAGGAACTAACCTGGGTCTTGTGGGCTCCAGGGTTTCCCTTGATGCTTGATTGGGCTTGAGGAAGCAGCTTGGATCCTTAGAGTTGGAGCTTGAAGCATGCTTTGGTCTTCATCCTTTTTCTCCCAGCGTTACTGGGGTGTCTTGGATTTGGTGCCCATTAGGGTGGAGTCGAGTCCGGTGCACGTAAAAAGTTCCTCCTTGCCACTGGGGTGCAGTTTGCCGTCGGGGCACGATGGTCGCTGGCTCAAGAACGGGCGTTTTATTAGTTGTGTTCGTGACAGTGGTGTCCTTTGGATGTTAGGACAAGGCTGACATTGAGTTGGTTAACTTGGAGGACAACATTAAAAAGTACAGGTGCTGCCGGATTTGAGAAGTTTGGAAAACGTGCCCGGTGATTCTCAGGCCCCCGTTTTGAATAACCGACCGACCGTAGTAGCTTTTATTGTCGTTTTGGTAGCTGCCGTTGCCCTCGGGGACGTGCCTGCTTAGAGGTAGGAAAACTTCCTGATCGAGGCCGAAAGGAAATTTCGGAGGTGTTCGCCCTGGAATGCTTGGGTGCCTTTTGAGGTTGAGAATGCCGGTAaagcactcttttttttccttccctgaacaGCCATAATGGTGCGCATGAATGTCCTGGCAGATGCTCTCAAGAGCATCAACAATGCTGAAAAGAGAGGCAAACGCCAGGTTCTTATTAGGCCGTGCTCCAAAGTCATCGTCCGGTTTCTCACTGTGATGATGAAGCACGGTAAGTGTGTCGTTGTGTCCTGTGTTTTCATGGGAGGATATTAAAGGAATCAGTTTTGTAGAAAGGAAGTGTGCAGGAGAGGACTGGGGAGGTGAGGTGGGGGTGATGGCAGTCATACTGGGGGACTGAGGCAGGTGAATTAGACTGGAGGCGGGAAAGCTTGGACAGAAGCTAGTCAGGAAGCCCCAAGGAAGTTAGGACTGTTGAAGGGAGGAGGAAGTTTGTGACCGTTGCTCTGCTAATAGTTTGAGAGCTAACCTGGCCACTTCTGTGTAATACTGCGGCTGCAACGTACCACTGAGCGTGTCCTGAGCTCTCCTGAGGGCTTTGGAATGGAAAGGAGAATTGCTCTCTGTCTTGGGCACAAAGCAGCCTTTGCGAGGAGCAAGGGGAAAACAATCCTCCTGTTGGAATTGCAGAGGGGGTTGTTTTTGGGTGTTGGCCCCCAAGTTTAAAATACTAGGCTATACAAATTTTGGTTTGGAGCAACTGTCTTTGCCTAAGCCGATTAGAGAAACAGTCACTGAGATAATGTGAAAGCATCTAGTAGGCAAAGTGGGAATTTATACTACAGCATAAATACTTCGGTCTCTGAAATTCCCGTCTGTCCTTTAATACAGCCATTTATGTTCTGTAGGTTACATTGGCGAATTTGAAATCATTGATGATCACAGAGCGGGGAAGATTGTTGTGAACCTCACAGGCAGGTTGAACAAGGTAAGAATTGTTTATTTTCCACATAGAAGATTCTTCTTATGAATTATTCATGGTGCTAAACATTTTGTAATTTCCCTTGTAAAACCAAATTAGTGGTGTGCTTGCTCTAtcagggtaaaagaaaaaaaagggagttgattaaaatcattaatttttatgtCACATTTTAATTGATTTGTTCTCCAGGGTTGTATTTCTCCAGATTGTTAGTTGACATTGTAATGTTTGTGAAGTGTGGGCCCTTTGAGGGGAGTTGCTGTAGGGTGGGGTGAAAGGATTTTCTTTGAATACGGGATGTTCTGCTGCTCACCCACTGGCTTGAACTTGTGATGTGGCAGGGCTGTAAATAACTTCCGTTCCTCCTCTCGGTGATTTTATGTTGATTTCATTAGTTGTGTTAGTGACTGAATGTGGTTCTCTAACAATATTAATACCTACATTTTTGCCATTGCGGGCTGTATTGCTGTCTGTATGGGAGTTTCGTACTCCCTTTCAGTTTGACTTCTCAGCCTGGTGGATCTGTTTGGTCTGTTGACTTTGTGGCTAACCTTACTGCATGTATTTTGGGGATAGGTGTCTCTAACAAGTTAGGGTCCCTGAATTGCTCCCCTGCTTTTTGTGTTCAGGTTTCTAGCTTTCAGATTTACATGGAGCCTGCCATCCTGTGGCCAACACAGATGAGGGGAAAACAGGCCCAGAAATGAGTCGTGGTTAGTGGCAGGGGCCAGATTGATTGGTAAGGTTATTGTCTGGTCCACCAGTTTGTTTTACAAAGTTGCTTCCCTGTATAGTGAACTTTGTTGATGTGTGGATTGATACCTAATGTTAGATGAAAACTACTGGGGGTGAAGTTTTTCTGAGGGATTAGAAGAGTTTTCAGGTAAATTAtgagactgttttgttttgttctagt
The sequence above is a segment of the Mustela lutreola isolate mMusLut2 chromosome 17, mMusLut2.pri, whole genome shotgun sequence genome. Coding sequences within it:
- the RPS15A gene encoding small ribosomal subunit protein uS8 — its product is MVRMNVLADALKSINNAEKRGKRQVLIRPCSKVIVRFLTVMMKHGYIGEFEIIDDHRAGKIVVNLTGRLNKCGVISPRFDVQLKDLEKWQNNLLPSRQFGFIVLTTSAGIMDHEEARRKHTGGKILGFFF